The sequence TTAGTAACTCGAAATTGAGGGACATTTCTTAATTGCCGTTGTTTTTCGGCTAGTTATGCAAAATTGTAATTTTTAAGTATTTAGCATCCCAGGGATACTAATAAAAGACTCTAAATACATAAAATTTCCTCTGGAGAAGGAATTAATTGACCGAATTGGGAACACAATACACGTATATTAGCCGGAAGTTTCAGTCGTAATTTTACTAGGGAAAAACAGTTTTAACGCAAAATTTCCGGTTGACGCTTCTAAAATATTAAAGGGGGCATTAAACGCGCATGACTGCTTGCCTGTATTTTAGAAAAGGGCTAATTTCTCCACAATACTTTGATGTATTCAGGGAAAAGGTCTGTTATGGCTCAAAATTAACCGAATTTCGGAGTTCAATTTCTCGTACCCAGCGAGGGCTGCTAAGTTAAAATTACGAATTATAAAGTCATGGCTTTTTCTTCCATAGTGCGTGCTTTGGGACGTTCTTCCCTCACCACCGAACTACTTTCTAAATTAAAGACACAAACACAATTACAGTTAAATGGGATTCCACGTTTACCAAAGGGCTTGATAGCTTCAGCATTAGCGAATAGTTCGCAGCGGAATTTATTTGTGGTCTGCGCTACTTTGGAAGAAGCCGGACGTTGGACTACTCAGTTGGAAGCGATGGGATTCGCGACCATACATTTTTATCCTACTTCTGAAGCATCTCCTTACGAACCTTTTGACCCAGAAACCGAGATGACTTGGGGACAAATGCAGGTTTTAGCCGATTTAATCCAATTTTCTCCAGAATCTAATAAGCCTTCTAATCCCACAGTCGTAATCGCTACTCAAGCAGCTTTACAACCCCATTTACCACCTCCGGAAGCATTCAAGCCTTTTTGTTTAAATATTGCCAAGGGAATGGAATTTAATCTTGGTACCTTTGCAAAAAAAATGGCTGCTTTAGGATACGAAAGGGTTCCTTTGGTGGAGATGGAGGGTACTTGGAGTCGAAGGGGAGACATTGTAGATGTGTTTCCGGTATCTTCAGAATTGCCAGTACGTTTGGATTGGTTTGGCGATGAAATCGAGCAAATTCGCGAATTTGACCCTTCCACTCAGCGTTCGGCGTTAGATAAAATCGACCGGATAATTCTTACTCCCACTAGTTTTGCTCCTATATTAATTGCTGATGAGCGGTTTAATGACTCTGTAGAAAATTATCTTTCAGCTGAGGAAAAAGAACAATTAGAATCTGGACAGTTATTAGAAGGTACTCGCAGATTTTTGGGTGTAGCTTACAAACAACCTGCTTCTTTATTAGATTATTTACCTGAAAACACTTTAGTTGCTATTGATGAAGTTGAGCAGTGCTTCGCTCATAGTTTGCTTTGGGCGGAGAATGCCGAGGAGCAGTGGCAGGGGGTAGAAGGGGTAGAAGTGATAGAGGGGGTAGAGGGGGTAGAGGGGGTAGAAAATGATAATTCCCTTACACCTAAAGTCCAATTACCGAAAATCCACCGTTTTTGGGAAGAATGTCTCAAGGATTTAGAAAAGTTTGAAACTTTGTATTTATCGGAGATAGCTGAGGAAGGTAGCGATGCGATTAATTTAGCTGCTCGTTCGATTCCGGTGACTCCTCATGCTTTTGCGAAGTTGGCGGAGAATTTAAGGGAGGAACGCGATCGCAATTTTAACATTTGGTTGATTTCGGCTCAACCTTCTCGTTCGGTTTCTCTTTTACAGGAGCACGATTGTCCGGCTCAGTTTATTCCGAACCCCCGCGATTACCAAGCTATCGATAGAACGCAGGTTGGTCACGTTCCGGTTGCTTTAAAATATTCCGGGTTGGCGGAGTTAGAAGGTTTTATTTTACCAACATACAGAATAGTTGTTGTTACCGATAAGGAATTTTACGGACAGCACACTTTAGCTACTCCCGGTTACGTCCGCAAGCGGCGCAAAGCTAGTTCTAAAAAGGTTGATCCCAATAAGTTACGTCCGGGAGATTATGTAATTCACCGCAATCACGGTTTGGGTCAATTTCTAAAGTTGGAAAGTCTAACGCTTAATAATGAAACTCGCGATTATTTAGTTGTTAAGTATGCAGATGGATTATTAAGAGTAGCAGCCGACCAAGTTGGGGCTTTATCTCGTTTTCGGACAACTACTAACAAGTCCCCGCAGTTAAATAAAATGACGGGTAAGGCTTGGGAAAATACGAAAAATAAAGTCCGCAAAACCGTTAAGAAATTAGCGGTTGATTTATTAAAACTGTATTCTCAACGTTCCCAACAAACTGGTTTTACTTATCCCCAGGATTCTCCCTGGCAGGAAGAGATGGAAGATTCTTTTCCATATCAACCTACTACCGACCAGTTAAAAGCCACTCAAGACGTAAAACGGGATATGGAAAGCGAGCGTCCGATGGATCGCTTAGTCTGCGGTGATGTGGGTTTTGGTAAAACTGAGGTGGCAATAAGAGCTATATTTAAAGCCGTAACTTCTGGTAAGCAAGTTGCATTGCTCGCACCTACAACTATTCTTACCCAACAGCACTACCATACTTTAAAAGAAAGATTTGCTCCCTACCCCATAAACGTTGGATTGCTCAACCGTTTTCGTAGTGCTGAAGAAAAGCGAAATATACAGAAAAGATTGTTAACGGGGGAATTGGATATTGTTGTTGGTACCCATCAACTTTTAGGTAAAAGCGTTCAATACAAAGATTTAGGTTTATTGGTAGTAGATGAAGAACAAAGATTTGGCGTAAATCAAAAAGAGAAAATCAAATCCTTGAAAACTCAAGTTGACGTACTTACCCTGAGCGCTACACCTATTCCCCGCACCTTATATATGTCGCTCTCGGGTATCCGGGAAATGAGTTTGATTACTACACCACCACCATCAAGAAGACCAATTCAAACCCATCTTTCACCGATGAATCCCGAAGCAACTCGGACAGCTATTCGTCAAGAATTAGACAGAGGCGGTCAGGTATTTTACGTAGTTCCACGGGTGGAAGGAATTGAAGATAAATCTGCCTTTATTCGAGAAATGATACCGAATGCCAGGATTGCGATCGCACACGGTCAGATGGAAGCGAGCGAGTTAGAATCTATCATGCTTTCTTTCAGTAGTGGCGAAGCTGAAATTCTGATTTGTACGACTATTATTGAATCCGGTTTAGATATTCCCCGAGTTAATACAATATTGATTGAAGACGCGCAGAAATTCGGATTGGCGCAACTTTATCAATTAAGGGGAAGAGTTGGACGTGCCGGAATTCAAGCTCATGCATGGTTATTTTATCCCAGACAAAGGTCATTATCGGAAGCTGCTAGGAAAAGATTAAGAGCTATTCAAGAATTTACACAACTGGGTTCCGGTTATCAACTAGCAATGCGAGACATGGAAATTCGCGGAGTCGGTAATTTATTGGGAGCAGAGCAATCCGGACAAATGAATGTCATCGGCTTCGACTTATATATGGAAATGTTAGAAGAAGCCATCCGCGAAATTCGGGGACAAGAAATTCCCACAGTCGAAGATACTCAGATCGATCTTAATTTGACAGCGTTTATTCCAGCAGATTACATTACCGACTTAGATCAGAAGATGAGCGCATATCGTGCCGTAGCCGTAGCCAATTCCAAAGGAGAATTAGCAATGATTGCAGCAGAATGGAACGATAGATACGGTACAGTACCCGCATCGGCGAATCAGTTGTTACGGGTGATGGAATTAAAGCAATTAGCGAAAAACTTAGGATTTAGTCGGATAAAACCAGATGGAAAACAACATATTGTCTTAGAAACCCCGATGGAAGAACCTGGTTGGAAATTATTAGCTGAGAAATTACCGCAAAATATGATGAGTCGCTTTGTGTATTCTCCCGGTAAAGTCACCGTTAGGGGTTTAGGAGTAATGAAAGCAGACGTACAATTACAAACATTAATAGATGCATTTACTAAGATGCAGGATGCCGTACCCGAACAGTTCGTAGTTGCGCTTTAGCGCCAAACATTTAGGTTTAAATCTTATACGGTGCATTATCGCTTTATTGGTAATTCACACTTTTTATATTTTTAGATTGTAATATAGCGTTTCCCAGTCTATTGAAGTACACACAAAACCTCACCCCTAACCCCTCTCCTTGATAAGGAGAGGGGAGATAAAGCACAGCTTTATCGGGGTGAGGT comes from Rivularia sp. PCC 7116 and encodes:
- the mfd gene encoding transcription-repair coupling factor is translated as MAFSSIVRALGRSSLTTELLSKLKTQTQLQLNGIPRLPKGLIASALANSSQRNLFVVCATLEEAGRWTTQLEAMGFATIHFYPTSEASPYEPFDPETEMTWGQMQVLADLIQFSPESNKPSNPTVVIATQAALQPHLPPPEAFKPFCLNIAKGMEFNLGTFAKKMAALGYERVPLVEMEGTWSRRGDIVDVFPVSSELPVRLDWFGDEIEQIREFDPSTQRSALDKIDRIILTPTSFAPILIADERFNDSVENYLSAEEKEQLESGQLLEGTRRFLGVAYKQPASLLDYLPENTLVAIDEVEQCFAHSLLWAENAEEQWQGVEGVEVIEGVEGVEGVENDNSLTPKVQLPKIHRFWEECLKDLEKFETLYLSEIAEEGSDAINLAARSIPVTPHAFAKLAENLREERDRNFNIWLISAQPSRSVSLLQEHDCPAQFIPNPRDYQAIDRTQVGHVPVALKYSGLAELEGFILPTYRIVVVTDKEFYGQHTLATPGYVRKRRKASSKKVDPNKLRPGDYVIHRNHGLGQFLKLESLTLNNETRDYLVVKYADGLLRVAADQVGALSRFRTTTNKSPQLNKMTGKAWENTKNKVRKTVKKLAVDLLKLYSQRSQQTGFTYPQDSPWQEEMEDSFPYQPTTDQLKATQDVKRDMESERPMDRLVCGDVGFGKTEVAIRAIFKAVTSGKQVALLAPTTILTQQHYHTLKERFAPYPINVGLLNRFRSAEEKRNIQKRLLTGELDIVVGTHQLLGKSVQYKDLGLLVVDEEQRFGVNQKEKIKSLKTQVDVLTLSATPIPRTLYMSLSGIREMSLITTPPPSRRPIQTHLSPMNPEATRTAIRQELDRGGQVFYVVPRVEGIEDKSAFIREMIPNARIAIAHGQMEASELESIMLSFSSGEAEILICTTIIESGLDIPRVNTILIEDAQKFGLAQLYQLRGRVGRAGIQAHAWLFYPRQRSLSEAARKRLRAIQEFTQLGSGYQLAMRDMEIRGVGNLLGAEQSGQMNVIGFDLYMEMLEEAIREIRGQEIPTVEDTQIDLNLTAFIPADYITDLDQKMSAYRAVAVANSKGELAMIAAEWNDRYGTVPASANQLLRVMELKQLAKNLGFSRIKPDGKQHIVLETPMEEPGWKLLAEKLPQNMMSRFVYSPGKVTVRGLGVMKADVQLQTLIDAFTKMQDAVPEQFVVAL